A single Cyclopterus lumpus isolate fCycLum1 chromosome 1, fCycLum1.pri, whole genome shotgun sequence DNA region contains:
- the dnajb1b gene encoding dnaJ homolog subfamily B member 1b has product MVKMGKDYYDILGIKKEASEDDIKKAYRKQALRFHPDKNKSPGAEDKFKEIAEAYDVLSDEKKKDIYDRFGEEGLKGGGGPPGNGGCPGNFSYSFQGDPHVIFSEFFGGHNPFEQLFGGRNGGMDEEMDPNPFASFGMGGAGMGGAGMGGFPRSFSSGMGGMGPHSSVVKKHQDPPVVHDLQVTLEEVLSGCLKKMKISRRRVNPDGRTIKMEDKILEVQIKKGWKEGTKITFPKEGDETPTNIPADVVFVLKDKTHQKFKRDGSNIVYTATISLRDALCGCTINAPTLDGRTVTVSTTDVVQPGMKRRINGEGLPYPKRPDRRGDLLVEYEVRFPERLSQSARDTIAQVLPRS; this is encoded by the exons ATGGTCAAAATGGGGAAAGACTACTACGACATTTTGGGAATTAAGAAAGAAGCGTCCGAGGACGACATTAAGAAAGCTTATCGAAAACAGGCGCTGCGCTTTCATCCCGACAAAAACAAGTCACCGGGAGCCGAGGACAAATTCAAAGAAATCGCTGAGGCTTACGACGTGTTGAGCGacgaaaagaaaaaggacatttaCGATCGTTTTGGAGAAGAAG GTCTGAAAGGCGGAGGAGGCCCCCCAGGTAATGGTGGTTGTCCTGGTAACTTCAGCTACAGCTTCCAGGGCGACCCTCATGTCATTTTTTCAGAGTTCTTCGGTGGACATAACCCCTTCGAACAGCTATTTGGAGGCCGCAATGGAGGCATGGATGAGGAGATGGACCCCAACCCTTTTGCTAGCTTTGGGATGGGGGGAGCGGGGATGGGGGGAGCTGGAATGGGGGGGTTCCCTCGCTCCTTCAGCTCTGGTATGGGAGGAATGGGCCCTCACAGTAGTGTTGTGAAGAAGCATCAAGACCCCCCCGTGGTTCATGATCTCCAAGTGACCTTGGAGGAAGTTCTGTCTGGTTGCTTAAAGAAAATGAAGATCTCACGTAGAAGGGTGAACCCCGATGGGCGAACAATAAAGATGGAGGATAAGATCCTGGAGGTGCAGATAAAGAAAGGGTGGAAAGAGGGCACAAAGATCACGTTTCCCAAAGAGGGGGACGAGACTCCCACAAACATTCCAGCGGACGTGGTCTTTGTGTTGAAGGACAAGACGCATCAGAAATTCAAACGCGATGGATCGAACATCGTTTACACTGCAACAATTTCACTCAGAGAT GCCTTGTGTGGCTGTACAATCAACGCACCCACACTGGACGGCAGAACGGTTACCGTGTCAACAACGGATGTCGTGCAGCCAGGGATGAAGAGGCGCATCAATGGCGAAGGGCTGCCTTATCCAAAACGCCCTGATCGTCGAGGCGACCTATTAGTGGAGTATGAGGTCAGGTTCCCAGAACGGCTCAGCCAGAGCGCCCGGGACACCATCGCTCAGGTCCTCCCGCGATCCTAA